In the Channa argus isolate prfri chromosome 6, Channa argus male v1.0, whole genome shotgun sequence genome, CTTCCCACAGGTAGCTTCTCTGAATACGGAGCTAAGCAGATTACTGACAAACCACATGACGAACACACAACTAGTCAGCGTTTCAACTGCAGGTGAACAGAAACTTAGGCTCAGTATCATGTCTATGACATCACAGTACACAGAAGTACTTTAACAGACTATGTGGTCTCAAAAAGTTCCAAATGAGACAATCATTCATCCCAAAGTTACAGACAGACAtactaaactttattttaactcttcagtgtgtgagaaagaggaTGATTCATGTAACGGTGGGTGTTAGTATCACCCAGCCTTGCTCAGCTTGTGTCATTGGAGCTGTTTGGACATGCAGGTTACAGTACATTTCCAGTTGATTCAACAAATTCAAGTAATTCTACTTTAAACCCATTATAATGTGCACCTCGTTCCTGCTGTTTGATGAATAAGACCAGGATGAGTAATTGATGCTGTGTCTGATACTGCTGTTGTCCTCACCCTCATCCTGTCATGACTGTGGTTAATTTGGAGGCTGAGGTAACATCAAACAACTTCTGAACGTCTTATTTGCACGTTGGCAAGGAACATTATACTGCTAAAAGAGGCCCCTGCCATCAAGACGCTGGTCACCACGGGCGCTCCAATCGATCTGCAGCTTCACAGCGCACAAACGGGAAACACACCACAAGATCTGCTGCTTTGAACATGCTCCGAGTTTAATGTATTGCTAGATTTGACAGGGAAAGTGCACATTATggaacagccaatcagatccaTTTCATCTGTAGTCCCTGAAAGATGTTACAAGGTCCAATCTAAATTAAGAAGCAAGGTTACCAAATATCCAAGAAGgtcaataaattgtttgttgCTGTCAAAGTAGCTCAGGTCCCTATGTTTGCCCATATTTGCTTCTCCCAACACATCAACTGACATCCGATCATTTGAGATGTGCCATTACAATGAAATAAGCTTATTCACTTCtcctgtggttttaatgttgtgtggACAACAGGGCATCATTCATCTGCACGGTCTCCAAGTTTAAACACCATGAGGCACCTCTGACTATTCGGTTCAGACATAGCATTTCCCATGTAATCTATTTCTGACAGGTGTACTCAATACATTGGTAGCTTGGTGCCCATTTGGGTGTGAGCAAACCTTTGAGGTTGAATAATTTGTCTTCCTGGAGCCAGTGTTGCAGGATGGGAGGGGAGCAGGAAGTGACTCACGGGAGGATCGTAGCTAACCAGGAAATAGGCTGTGGGCTGCAGAGGGTGCtgatccaaacacacacagactgagcCAACAGCTACACAGCTTCAAAGACTGGAACCCTAAAGATAGAGAGGAACAATGTCAGAGAAGCTGACAGCAGTGAGCCTGCCTGCAGGTGAAGAACAAAGtgatattatctttttttagtCAAATTCTAGGTTAGAGGGCATATttaattaatgtaatatttaccAGAGAAGCAGACTGAGAGaacaacagaaatgaaagaacaggTAAATACACCCAGGATAAAAGGTTTAATTAAAAGACCACATCCTCAACACTCCCATCTGTACATGTCTGATTCACTAAACTCCACCCGTCTGGTTCTTTAAGTAGCTTAAAGTAAATGGCTCTGTGGGGTCTATACAAAATGACCACACTcaatttaaaaagcatattttaaataGTTGAGAAACAAATCCAAATAAAGTTTTGTAGTGTGTCGTGATGACCCACAAGGCAGTGCCTACATCTGTAAAACTAACAAGTTTATGGTCAGGGTGAAGCTGCACTTGTCCTCTCTTTATAAGGAAAGAAATTGAGAGAATTTCATTTTTCCTAGATCTTGACAGCTCCTCAGGACGATGCCAGAAGATAGCTTAGGTTTCTTCTTTTAAAGAACAAGCTTCCAAATCATGGCAGATTCAAACTCAGATAAATCCACAGATTACAAGGTTTTAACTGGTTGATCACatatcaactttatttaaatactttgaTATCCTCACCTACAATGTACACTTAGAAAACTCCACTCCTCCAAAGACGTGATACTGGTGGAATTTGtagagcaagaaaaaaacaacaaaaaaaaaacaaaacacaaaagtagaaaataaaagaacaatttaACAATAACTTTTACACTGGCTACAGCTGACAGTCTCCTAACAGGCCTGTTCAAGGCCTGTTCAGAGTCAGCCGATAGCAAATCTGTCATTAGTTTGAGTctttatacacaaaacaaataaaaaaatattcctttCTCCTGTCTTCACACTGTTACAGGCTGCCTACATCACACCGAGGTGAGGAGTAATCACATATAAAATGATTCAGCTCAATAACGACAAGTGAAACAGTATATTTGCtcaagtataaaaaataaattaaaatgatcatttataCACAAGACTGTCGACGGTGATCCTGACTACTGTTACAATCTTCACATTTTGGAAGCTGAAAACTTCTGCAAGTGAATCCACATTTGAAGGTTTTGGAACCAATCTGACAATTAAGTCACTGGCTTGGCAGACAGAACAGGTACATCTGCTGCACTCGCTGCTCTGTGTGGTATAAAAGTAGAATCTGGTGAATCCAACTCAACGTTGTGTTCACTTCTATTCTACGcttgagagagaaaaacacactcCGTCTGCATTCACACAGGTTTATGCTGAGCTCAGGCTGATGGAACAGCACCTGCACGGATCAATGCCAGATTctgcatttgtttgattttaggtCCAGGTTTCATTTATGATTGTCACCAACCGCAGCCGCCAAAAGCTTTTAAATTGATGCTGTACGGCTGAAAATGTCTCCATTCCATTAACCACTCTCCGGAATTCTTCagtcaataaaacaaagtaagtAGATGCTAAAATCTAGATAATGTATTCCGAATCAGTAAATCAAAATGTTATAAGTGTTAAATGACCAAAGTTTTATAATTACAGGTTTGGGTAACATCACATTTTcagcagagaaaaagcaaaCTCAAATGTTTATTGTCCCTGTCACTCTACTGCACGGAGGGAAGTAGTGCTTGTTGTGTCAATAAAATCTCTTTATGAACTACATGTTCTTCAATTTCAATGTTTTTCTgctagaaaaaacaaaaaacttgcaaaacaaaaaacaaaaacatcagtggTGTAGTGGTTAGAAAGCAACACCAGTAACAGCAAAGATACAGCACTTGTTCTGGATAAGAGTACTACATCTGAAATGAAACAGTATATGAAAATGTGGAGGAGCTACAGACATTAAAACAATCTTAACAACCTTCAGAGGAAACAAACTGACAgtgcacaaagtaaaaaaataaatactaaaaacaaatcaagcagATTTATTCAGGTTATctgcagaaaatgtgttgtGGTGAGTTTTTGTGACAAAATGTAgccttttgttttacaaaaatgaacaGCTTATAAAGAGAATAAAGGGTTTTTCTAATGGGCAACGGTGCAGAAGACGTTGCTTCACCGAAccacaaaaacaccacaaatgAGCAATATTTTGTGTCATCTGCTGCCATGAACACTGCCAAATCTGAACTGCCCAAAGATACCGATGAGCTCATCAAAAACCGAGCAGAGGAGCTGAAATTAAAGATGATGAAACTAAAACGTTCATTGcgtataaatgtgtttttgctgctgACTGAATAACTGTTGTCATTAGGCATTGAGAtgctgaatacatttatttatacatcaaTAAGCTTGTTTAAAATagagatttaattttaaacccTTCCCATAACCCAAGAGTCTTTTATAGAATCTGAATCGACAACACTGgtaagctctgtgtgtgtgtgtgtgtgtgtgtgtgtgtgtgtgtgtgtgtgtgtgtgtgtgtgtgttcacaaagGTTTCCTTTAACCACTCTTACAGGCCCCACTgagctcctctctctctgcttcactGATCTTGTCAGTAACCTAAATGTTAAAACCAGCCTGACCACATGTTAGGGTTCCAGTGTCACTGAGAGGAGGGTCTTCACTGGCAGAAAGGAGAGGCCGTGGGGTCAAAGCCTTTGAAAACTTCCTTCAGTGAGGCATTGTCCTGCTCAGTCGTTGCCTGGTCAGGTTGCGCAGGGCTGTTTCCACCAAAGGGGCTACTTGTCCCACCAGGCTTGGCTGCCTGTTTAACCACACCAAACAGAGAGGACACTGGCAGGTTGTGGATGCCGGCAGGCCCCTGGTCTGCAGCAGCACTCTGGCTTACAGCAGTGGCCGCACCAGCAACAGCAGGTCCACCCTGGGATATGGAGTTAGGTGAAGGTGCAGGTTTGGGCCGGGGCCTATTGTAGCTGTTGTATCGATCTGTTCCTTGTTCACTGCTTTTTTCCGGCTCTGGTTGGTCCAGCGCAGACTTTCGAACAAAAAGGGGCTCCTTGGACTTGGGCTTACCTGTCGTAGGATCGCTGGGTTTGGACTCTGTGCTGGCTGAAATGGGGGAATTGTTAGAACCACTGCTGGTTCCAGGGCTGCCAGGCTTGTTAGTCCGAGGGTCATACAGACTGATGCTGCTCAGCACACTGGCTCCCCCTGGTGCCCCAGTCCCCACACCACGCCCTGCCCCACCCGAGGAGAGCAGCCTTGGGTCGTAAGGGGCAATGGTTGGGGGAGGAGAGCTGGATGTAGCTGGAGCTGTAGAAGGGACAGGAGGAGGTGCTGAATCTGATGGCTGCTTCAGTGCAGACTTCTGTGGCTGGAGGCGGGGGTCGGTGGGGGCTTTCCGAGCCACACGGGGGTCAATGGGCTTTTCTACAGGTGCAGCGGGCACAGAGGGAGGTGAAGCCATCAGCGACAGAGGGGGAGCAGGGGCAGGTAAGAGAGGGGGGGAGTGGGTTTGGGACGGACTGGAGTTGACAGTCTTTAAGATACGAGACAAAAGCTCAAAGTCTgggagggaggaggtggaggaagtgGGAGCAGGGGGGTCCACAGTGGGAGGAGGCTGTGCAGGAGAAGGCTGGGAGTGAGGGATCGGCgtgtggagctgctgctggGCACGGGACATACGTGAGTCTAGGGAGGACACGGGAGGGATGCCCGGTGGGAGTGGAAGGAGATCCTGTTTGGGGATGGGGAGTGGGAGTAGATCTTCAGGCGACCAGGTGATAGTTTTGGAGAAGGCTGGCATGTGAAGAACTATAGCCTTCTTAATGTGGCTGAACTGCTGCAGCTGGGAGCGAGGGTCTCTCAGAGCCATCCCCATGAGTGGGTCCAGAGGAATGGGGACTGGTTTGTCCCGTAGAACACGCTCTGTCTCCTCCTCATCTGCAGCCGGGGTTGTAAGTGGTGGGGGCTTGTAGACGAGAGGGGGTTCTGGTTTAGGGGCAGGGGGTGAATGGGAGGTGGATCCTGCTGAGGTAGCAGCAGCTAGCCGGGCTAACCTGGGGTCTGCAGGTGGTCCAGAGGAAGATGAAGTGACGGAGTGGGTGGAGTCGGACATTTGGGACGACTCTGCGGAACGTGCCAGACGTGGGTCCCGAATCAAGCGGGGGTCTGCTGGACGAGCCAAAGGGATGACAGGAGAGGCTTTCTGGAGACGAGGGTCACTTGGGGGGCCTTCAGCTTTTTGAGGAGCTTGGGTCTGCTGACGGAGTGTCTTCAAGATAGAGGTCACACTACCACCACCATCTTCATCCTCACTGGAATACCAGTTCCCTGAGTCACCTGGAAACAGACAGACGTGGGTTAACTGTGGAGTTcagtttaggaaaaaaataaaaacaactgacaAGTTGCATTATTCCTGCAGGAAACTATAAAGCCGTGATATCTGAGGTGACTGTTGGGAAGCAGTCAATGGACATTGTGAAACTTTTGATGTTACCACTGCCACATGGAGCTGACTTGTAAGAGGAATATTAGTAGTTCCTAtaagaggaaaacattttactgtgaatGACAAAAACGTATGCAAACAAGGTAGAACTAATCATATTAGAGCAATACAATtttacaaaactatttttaaagcTCAAATCTGTGTTTTAAGCCGcagttaaaaaataacaacagattTTTAACAACCTGCAGCCTTCACGTGGAATCTGCAGAGGAAGAGTGAGATCAATCCAAAAAGTTTCTCTTTGGTGCAGCTGGTCTATTAAAAATAGCCTTGGCAGCAACAAGATCTAAGATTGGGTTTGTCTTCAAAACCATCATTTGTAGCTTGTTTGCAGTGAATAATACAAAGGAAAGTTGGATCATTTTCTGCTATCAATCAGCTTTGAAAAGGGAACTACAGCCCAGTGTTACGAAGAAATCACCGCTACTCTTCTAAACACAGAGCACTAAATGCTTTAACTCTACCTTCAGTGTCTCTACTCTTCTCTGCCCCTCCCTCGGCCATCCTGCGTGCTCGTTCCTCTTCCTCTTGCTGCTTCTGTTGGATCCTCATGAACAGGACACGTTGTGCTGGAGGTAGAAAGTCTGGCACAGAAATCCCTCCCGGATTGGCTGATGCTCCATTACCAGAACCTTCTTGACCACCAGACTGATTACCAAatttcccagctcctcctctctCGTCCATTCCAGAAAAAGTCTGATAGTTGTCACCTAAGAGAGAACAGGGCATGTACTCATCAGTAGAAAGTTTTAAATCATTAGGTTTGAATTATTCAGCTTGATTGGTGAAATTCACTCTCACCTTCTTCTACCACCCCGTCCATCTTCATACCCTCCTGCTGATTAAAGTAGTCATTGAAGAAATTTCCTCCACCCTGAGGAGGACCTGGAGGCATAGTACCTCCATGTGGAGGGCCATCACAAGACACAAACCCACCCATCATGGGTGGTCCACCAGGGCCCATGTTGGGGGGGCCCTGGTTCATCGTCAGGTTGGGGCCCATGTTCTGCATTTCAGGGGACATCATGCCTGGAGGGGCTGGGAAGCGGGTAGGGGGAGCACCAGGAGCCCCTTGGGGTCCAGGTGCTGCAGTCTGGGCCTGGTTGCTGCTGGGAGCCTGGCTTCTggtgggaggaggagagaagaagttAGGATACACAGAGTGGATCTCCAAAGGCCTGTTTGCAGAGCGAGTCAGAGATAATGTTTAGCGTTAAAACAATGACCAGGTCTGACTGCGTCTACAGGTGGTTTATCTGTCAAACCAACTGACCATCTTTGGCCTAAACTATATCTATGTAGTTGTAATAACAAATTATATATCATACAAAACATTAGTACAGGCAAATGTAAATTATCATGATGTAAGGTTTAGACACAAATTGGGATCCTCCTACATTCTAATAGCATATAAGGGGATGAAAAATGAATCCTAAACCTAATGTACActcagctagtacaaatattcTTTCAGAATTAACAAAAATGGTGAAGAGTATATCAAAAAGAagatatagtaaaataatgaatattagTTATGATAAATTAGAGATATCAACTGTACTAGCTGAatgcacattaaatattatgataacaacatgtattttactttttctgccaCTTCATTTTAGTAGTTTAAATTAGCAACACTGACATCTCCTAAAAAtgacttatttttattagtttcataTTCGAAATTTGCAACTGCACGTATGGATTTGGTTTTCTATTAGCATAATGGAACACACGGGCAGATAGCAAACATAtcaaaatgttaccagacaatgtttttcttctccaccaaAATATCTAATCTTGCATAACAGCGTCCAATTTGTCTGACTGCAGACTCTTACACCACATGGTTAATGTAAGGGAAAGATCATGGTTCATAATAACAGAAAAACCTGAGAGCAACCCAAACAACATGTCTTTCTGCATTTAAGCAAAACTATAATTttccttgacctttgaccaaaGTGCTTCTTTTGCCTACAACTAACCACTGTCAGGGGTCTGGAGTCAAACTACAGTCTGTGGTGTTGTGGTAGAGTCtgggggggagcagtgggcagccacagggaGGCACCTGGGGAGCTCGTGCTGAGCGAGACAGCCTATCCAAAATCCCCCGCAGACCTCtccatcccatcctgctgctctacccagtGAGATTTTATTACATGAAACTTCTTCTATTTGAAAATTCACTGCATCAGAGCATCTTCAAACAATGCTTATCTTCCTTACAAAAATGTTACTGTACTATCATTTCTTCAGAGACAGggttggattttatttttacgtAGTTGTAAATTACACTTAAAGCAATACTTCACTCAAAATGGGATtgtgtattaaaagtaaaaagattttcttttattcttaatAATTGTTGGCTGATCTCTTACCTGACAGCCAGTTTCTGAGCCAGCTGCCCTGTCGGCTGAACTTTAATCTCAAACAATGAGGGTATCTTCTTTCCTGCGCCTCCGCTCCCACCACCAGGAGGTGGGGGGCCCATGTGTGGAGGAGGGCAGGCGGGATTCGGGGGCCCGCTTTGAAAGGGACTTCCGTCAGGGCCATGGATAGGCGGACATGGACAGGGATTGGGCCCAGGAACAGGCCCTGGTCCTGGGTGACCTTTCATAGTTATGGGCCCCTGGTTGGGTCCAGGAGGAGCTCCAAAATCACCTCCTGCAGGCCCACCAAAATCTGCTgcccctgtgtttgtgtctacagGAACAGGTCGAGGAGGGGTAGGGAGGAGGCCTACTCCAGGAGGAGGTTTGGGGAGAGGGTTTATTCCCTGCTTCTTtagctcctccacctccttctcatCTTCAGCTCCAGCCTCCGCATCCTCAGCCAACATCTACAACACAAGACAAAAGACATTGATGCGTGTATCTGACATGATTCAAggatatttatttgaaaatgcttGTGAGTCTACTACCTTGTTGAGCAGCTCTTGAGTGTCGTCATTGAGCGTTTCATGGGAGAACATACACTCATCTCCATTAACACAGTTACCAGTGGTGTGGAACAGCTTACAGGGGAATTCACGTAGAATGAGAGTCAAGCAAAAATACTTTCAAAAAGACaatcatatttaaattatgtaacTTCCAACTACTAAAAACAACTTTatagtttaaattattaaaagaaaaatacttttcggagaaaagatcattttaatgatgaacCCAGAATTCTCACAGCATAGTTAACAGTAAAGGATATCATGCATATAAGGACAGTGGTCGGCCCGGGCACAGAACCCAGTGATGTAGAACTTGCACAGCTCCTTCTTCTTGGGCAGCTCAATATCGTGGCTGAAGTTGCAGTGGTCCCCCTGGTGGTTAAAAAAGGGCACGATCAAACCTGTGTGCTCCGACGACTTTTATACCCCTTTTCCACTAAGGCATTTCCAGGGTTGTTTTGGAATTTAGAACCAgttctttgcatttttaacagCAAACTAACTCTTTGATGGTCCAGAACCAACAACTGCTTTTTTTCACGGGCTGGGGCTTGCGTTGGCGTTGACTTTGTGCCAAGTAAAGCTTTGTTATAAAGGTATAAATGGATATATCATTTATTAGATTTGCATAACTGCAATGTCATTGAGGTAAGTCCAGTTGATGCTAGTTATATAGCTAAAGAGTAAGACTAATATTACAATTGTAAGTTCAGTGTTAGGTAACGTTAATTATAGTCTGTATCAAACATAATCGCTGCACATAACAGGTTCCACAATTGCATTTGACCAGGGAATTTTGGATCCTAATGTACAGTAGTGTCACATAGCCAATACAGCTAttctcaaatatttaaattttcagGTAAttcatacttttacttttcccttacatttatttgataactgtctttttttattggattgaaatttattttacagaacaCAGCGTCATACTAGCATTTAACTGATCCGTGGTGTGagattttgaacattttgatgCGACAAACATCTTACCCAAGTGCATCTCCCCTCAATGTAGTACTTGCAGATGGCCTTTCCTTTCTTATCTTGGTGCTTTTCGTTGTGATTCCGCCTCCCTACTCCTGGTCCATCACATCCAACTCCGTCctaatcacacacaaacaaaccatcaaaaacaatttaattgatCTACTTAGAttatgttttagtgtttttttagcTCATCTGTTAACAACTACATAAAAAGTCATACCCCGTTGTCCATGTCTCCATTGTTGTCATCATCATTCCCCATGTCGCCTCTTCCTCGACCTCTGTTTCTACCCTTTCCTCCTCTGATCATACCCCGCCCTCCTTTCCCGCGGCCTCTTCCGCGGGGTCCTTTACCTCCTGGTGCACAAAAATTTAGACAGAGTGAGAAGAATTTTGAGCAATGCTTTCAGACATGGGTGAGAAAGCAAGACCCAGTCAGAGCTGTCCACAATTTATCCTCTGAATAAGAAGAAAATACATGCATACAGACAATTGGACAACTACCTGAAGTACAAACTCACCTCTACCtctgtctttacattttttgtactGATTCAGTTCTTTTGAGTAGTCGTCGTAGTCGTCATCTCCCATGTTTTCATAGTCATCATCTCCATACTGTAAGGACAGATTTAACATGTGTCACTTGTATGTAACTCACTTCATTTTCGGTTTACAACTAATGACCTGCAGTTTGTTTCCTGAATCCAAATAGCGTTTAAGCAAGGCTGAATTTACATTCTTTAAAGAAAATTGTTTGCTGTTAAATGACAGCAACTACACTGAGTAACACCCAAAACTATCTGTAGATTTTgagtattaataaaaaaaataataactctgATATTGAAGCCACCAACGAGTTTGACTTGTCAGTGCTGAAGAGCGAGGGCTGGTATTTGTTGACTGGATTCCTTCCAAGTGAAATATGTTTAAACACGTATGCAAATAAAAGAGAACCAAAGGAAACACACAATGGTCTTCATTCTGAGATCTAAAACCCACCTCTATATCATCCCCATAGCCGTCTCCATCGTCGTCTCCTCCcatctttcctcctcctcctcctcctcctctccctcctcttcctctgcctcctcctcttcctctccttcctcccctCATTCCCCCACGACCTCTGAGGCTCTTCATTCGACCTTTGCCCCCTGAAGGAACACAGAGgcaaagacagaataaaaacaagaggaagCTACAGAGACTGTCAGTAACTTATCTTTGGAATTTGAATTGATAAGAATCCTCTGGCAAATAAGCTCCATTGTCTGAATTTAACGGTGTCACAAGTAAGACAGCAAGCACATGGGGAGGAATGCAACTAGGCTTTTGTCTGTGGAACAATATTTGAAAAGCATATTTACTTTTCCGAAGGCCAGGGAGATCTGTTAGTGAAAGTTTTGAGAAAATTAAACACTGTTACTGTAGAATTTGTCTGAATATCAACCTCTACACATTTAACCAAGCTACCATGGACCCACCTCGCCCTCCACGGCTGCCTCCTCCCTCCTTGGCCTTGCGGTACTGATTGAGTTCCTTAGTGAAGTCGTCGTAGTCTTCTTCCCCaacatcctcttcttcctctccctcaTAATTATCCTCCTCATAGTTGTCGTAGCCTCCATAGCTCTGCTTATCCATTTTCATGTAGCCCTTCTTGGCGTTACCGTAGCCTCCATGAGACTAGAATAAAACGTACAGCAGGAGATGCATAAGAATAATTGTTGAATATCGACATACTAGAAATACTATAACAGATTTGAACATAAATGCGTTTATAAGACTTACAGATGGGGGGTACTGGGGACTGTACTCCCTATATTTCCACTTCTCACTGGGACTGTAGTCAGACTCATCACTGAAGTCTGAGTGGTCATCATCAGATGATGCATGACGCtgcaaaagatgaatatttacaaagaaaatgacaaagggTTCATTCTTTTTAGATAAAAATGCAGATAAGTGGATGGGTCTTTTTCAGTCTTACCTTATGTTTGGATTTGCGTTTCTTCTTGGCCCTCCgcttctccctttc is a window encoding:
- the zc3h4 gene encoding zinc finger CCCH domain-containing protein 4 isoform X3, with product MAVESMTVHPNSPTNHEHNSLLTDERPEDGELEEGELEDDGGEIGEEDMGGAVSAAAGGGEDGGEDTGGKGETGGEGAVERPRRSKEHHASSGSEDERSHRRKRKRKKEREREREKRRAKKKRKSKHKRHASSDDDHSDFSDESDYSPSEKWKYREYSPQYPPSSHGGYGNAKKGYMKMDKQSYGGYDNYEEDNYEGEEEEDVGEEDYDDFTKELNQYRKAKEGGGSRGGRGGKGRMKSLRGRGGMRGGRRGRGGGRGRGGRGGGGGGGKMGGDDDGDGYGDDIEYGDDDYENMGDDDYDDYSKELNQYKKCKDRGRGGKGPRGRGRGKGGRGMIRGGKGRNRGRGRGDMGNDDDNNGDMDNGDGVGCDGPGVGRRNHNEKHQDKKGKAICKYYIEGRCTWGDHCNFSHDIELPKKKELCKFYITGFCARADHCPYMHGEFPCKLFHTTGNCVNGDECMFSHETLNDDTQELLNKMLAEDAEAGAEDEKEVEELKKQGINPLPKPPPGVGLLPTPPRPVPVDTNTGAADFGGPAGGDFGAPPGPNQGPITMKGHPGPGPVPGPNPCPCPPIHGPDGSPFQSGPPNPACPPPHMGPPPPGGGSGGAGKKIPSLFEIKVQPTGQLAQKLAVRSQAPSSNQAQTAAPGPQGAPGAPPTRFPAPPGMMSPEMQNMGPNLTMNQGPPNMGPGGPPMMGGFVSCDGPPHGGTMPPGPPQGGGNFFNDYFNQQEGMKMDGVVEEGDNYQTFSGMDERGGAGKFGNQSGGQEGSGNGASANPGGISVPDFLPPAQRVLFMRIQQKQQEEEERARRMAEGGAEKSRDTEGDSGNWYSSEDEDGGGSVTSILKTLRQQTQAPQKAEGPPSDPRLQKASPVIPLARPADPRLIRDPRLARSAESSQMSDSTHSVTSSSSGPPADPRLARLAAATSAGSTSHSPPAPKPEPPLVYKPPPLTTPAADEEETERVLRDKPVPIPLDPLMGMALRDPRSQLQQFSHIKKAIVLHMPAFSKTITWSPEDLLPLPIPKQDLLPLPPGIPPVSSLDSRMSRAQQQLHTPIPHSQPSPAQPPPTVDPPAPTSSTSSLPDFELLSRILKTVNSSPSQTHSPPLLPAPAPPLSLMASPPSVPAAPVEKPIDPRVARKAPTDPRLQPQKSALKQPSDSAPPPVPSTAPATSSSPPPTIAPYDPRLLSSGGAGRGVGTGAPGGASVLSSISLYDPRTNKPGSPGTSSGSNNSPISASTESKPSDPTTGKPKSKEPLFVRKSALDQPEPEKSSEQGTDRYNSYNRPRPKPAPSPNSISQGGPAVAGAATAVSQSAAADQGPAGIHNLPVSSLFGVVKQAAKPGGTSSPFGGNSPAQPDQATTEQDNASLKEVFKGFDPTASPFCQ
- the zc3h4 gene encoding zinc finger CCCH domain-containing protein 4 isoform X2; its protein translation is MAVESMTVHPNSPTNHEHNSLLTDERPEDGELEEGELEDDGGEIGEEDMGGAVSAAAGGGEDGGEDTGGKGETGGEGAVERPRRSKEHHASSGSEDERSHRRKRKRKKEREREREKRRAKKKRKSKHKRHASSDDDHSDFSDESDYSPSEKWKYREYSPQYPPSSHGGYGNAKKGYMKMDKQSYGGYDNYEEDNYEGEEEEDVGEEDYDDFTKELNQYRKAKEGGGSRGGRDLPGLRKRGKGRMKSLRGRGGMRGGRRGRGGGRGRGGRGGGGGGGKMGGDDDGDGYGDDIEYGDDDYENMGDDDYDDYSKELNQYKKCKDRGRGGKGPRGRGRGKGGRGMIRGGKGRNRGRGRGDMGNDDDNNGDMDNGDGVGCDGPGVGRRNHNEKHQDKKGKAICKYYIEGRCTWGDHCNFSHDIELPKKKELCKFYITGFCARADHCPYMHGEFPCKLFHTTGNCVNGDECMFSHETLNDDTQELLNKMLAEDAEAGAEDEKEVEELKKQGINPLPKPPPGVGLLPTPPRPVPVDTNTGAADFGGPAGGDFGAPPGPNQGPITMKGHPGPGPVPGPNPCPCPPIHGPDGSPFQSGPPNPACPPPHMGPPPPGGGSGGAGKKIPSLFEIKVQPTGQLAQKLAVSQAPSSNQAQTAAPGPQGAPGAPPTRFPAPPGMMSPEMQNMGPNLTMNQGPPNMGPGGPPMMGGFVSCDGPPHGGTMPPGPPQGGGNFFNDYFNQQEGMKMDGVVEEGDNYQTFSGMDERGGAGKFGNQSGGQEGSGNGASANPGGISVPDFLPPAQRVLFMRIQQKQQEEEERARRMAEGGAEKSRDTEGDSGNWYSSEDEDGGGSVTSILKTLRQQTQAPQKAEGPPSDPRLQKASPVIPLARPADPRLIRDPRLARSAESSQMSDSTHSVTSSSSGPPADPRLARLAAATSAGSTSHSPPAPKPEPPLVYKPPPLTTPAADEEETERVLRDKPVPIPLDPLMGMALRDPRSQLQQFSHIKKAIVLHMPAFSKTITWSPEDLLPLPIPKQDLLPLPPGIPPVSSLDSRMSRAQQQLHTPIPHSQPSPAQPPPTVDPPAPTSSTSSLPDFELLSRILKTVNSSPSQTHSPPLLPAPAPPLSLMASPPSVPAAPVEKPIDPRVARKAPTDPRLQPQKSALKQPSDSAPPPVPSTAPATSSSPPPTIAPYDPRLLSSGGAGRGVGTGAPGGASVLSSISLYDPRTNKPGSPGTSSGSNNSPISASTESKPSDPTTGKPKSKEPLFVRKSALDQPEPEKSSEQGTDRYNSYNRPRPKPAPSPNSISQGGPAVAGAATAVSQSAAADQGPAGIHNLPVSSLFGVVKQAAKPGGTSSPFGGNSPAQPDQATTEQDNASLKEVFKGFDPTASPFCQ